In Desulfosediminicola ganghwensis, a single window of DNA contains:
- a CDS encoding ABC transporter permease translates to MIHFNFLLRELVQSRNQAGIFTLCVALSIATMVALNSFKHDVNQTITGDARALHGGDIILHSHYEFSPGLVEAVARQESSIAAQTRSWEFYSVVRNPVTEATRFSNILVVEPGYPLYGEVTLQSGKELSAQLQPGTTVVAPELLEILGLTVGASLQVGDELLRITDVVVRESSRPIDVFNFGPRVFVAAADLEQLDLVKPGSRVEYEWLLKVADPAQMSAVETALIAGAVSGQERVATYQNARSGLKRFFDNLLFFLSLISIFTLLLAGVGMQSSLAALLREKEKSLAITRALGATQKFLLSHYLLLVLLYGSVGSVLGILAGVAIKHSFPALFAGLIPAENIGGLGVREVVNGMLLGLAVVCFFTFLPLYRLRDVKPNVIFRSESAESRRGAVFYFFVVIGLALLGALVVVQLQDIRIGVYFMAGMIGLIVLVALLARLLLLIVAKLPIKGLKGRQAVRSLLRPGNSTRSVVVTLASAISVLLAIFLLEYNLHRNYVESYPEEAPNLFLVDIQPSQRVDFVELVGDDVQLYPIIRARLRAINGEPVKRGERRSRFSDSLSREFNLTYRDALLEDEVVEKGEALYKLDGKGNPYLQVSILDTVAEMGSMRLGDMLDFNIQGVPIKAEVTSIRTRTKSMLFPFFYFVFPEQYLKEAPQTLFAAMHVEESEITSFEGEVVSRFPNVSIINMARTAEELGEVMGKLSGIVNFFAFFSIFAGALIIISSVLATRLARTREAVYYKILGGGSKFVISVFFYENLLLGFLSACLGVALAQAGGWALCHYLFDIGYEPNWPVSLALVGVTLMMVVGVGMFSSISIIRQKPGIFLREQSVE, encoded by the coding sequence ATGATTCATTTCAATTTTTTACTACGCGAATTGGTGCAGTCACGTAACCAGGCGGGAATTTTTACCCTTTGCGTAGCACTTTCAATCGCCACCATGGTGGCCCTCAATAGTTTCAAGCATGATGTGAACCAAACCATCACCGGAGATGCCAGGGCGTTACATGGTGGAGATATTATCCTCCATTCTCACTATGAGTTTTCACCGGGCCTGGTAGAGGCCGTGGCCCGGCAGGAGAGCAGTATTGCGGCCCAGACCCGTAGTTGGGAATTTTATTCGGTGGTGCGCAATCCGGTAACGGAAGCGACCCGTTTCAGCAATATTCTGGTTGTTGAGCCTGGATATCCGCTTTACGGTGAGGTCACACTGCAGTCAGGTAAAGAGCTTTCTGCACAATTGCAGCCGGGAACCACTGTGGTGGCACCGGAGCTCCTGGAGATACTTGGTCTGACTGTGGGGGCCTCCCTGCAGGTGGGGGACGAGTTGCTCAGGATAACCGATGTGGTGGTTCGCGAGTCGAGCAGGCCGATTGACGTGTTTAATTTCGGTCCCAGGGTGTTTGTGGCCGCGGCCGACCTGGAGCAGCTTGATCTGGTTAAACCGGGTAGTCGGGTGGAATATGAGTGGCTGTTGAAGGTAGCTGACCCGGCTCAGATGTCTGCGGTCGAGACTGCTCTTATTGCCGGAGCTGTATCTGGACAGGAACGGGTTGCCACCTATCAGAATGCACGTTCCGGCTTGAAGCGTTTCTTTGACAATCTCCTGTTTTTCCTCTCTTTAATTTCAATTTTTACTCTGTTGCTGGCCGGCGTAGGCATGCAGAGTTCTCTTGCTGCTCTTCTTCGGGAAAAGGAAAAGAGTCTGGCCATCACTCGCGCCCTGGGGGCTACCCAGAAATTTTTATTAAGTCATTACCTGCTGTTGGTGTTGCTTTATGGTTCTGTTGGCAGCGTGCTTGGCATTCTTGCCGGTGTGGCCATAAAACACTCTTTCCCCGCGCTTTTTGCCGGTCTTATCCCGGCGGAAAATATCGGCGGCCTGGGAGTGCGGGAAGTGGTTAACGGCATGCTTCTCGGGTTGGCTGTGGTCTGTTTTTTTACCTTCCTGCCGCTCTATCGTTTGCGCGACGTGAAACCAAATGTGATTTTTCGTAGTGAGTCGGCAGAGTCAAGACGGGGGGCGGTGTTTTATTTTTTTGTCGTGATCGGGCTTGCTCTGCTGGGCGCACTGGTTGTCGTGCAGTTGCAGGATATCAGGATTGGCGTCTATTTCATGGCCGGGATGATAGGCCTTATTGTGCTGGTTGCCCTGCTGGCAAGGCTGCTGCTTCTGATTGTGGCAAAACTGCCGATAAAAGGTCTGAAAGGAAGGCAGGCAGTGCGTTCTCTGCTTCGCCCGGGTAACTCTACCCGTTCAGTGGTGGTGACCCTGGCCTCTGCCATTTCAGTATTATTGGCTATCTTTCTGCTGGAGTACAACCTTCACCGAAATTATGTGGAGTCCTATCCCGAGGAGGCACCAAATCTTTTTCTGGTGGATATTCAGCCTTCGCAAAGGGTCGACTTTGTTGAGTTGGTTGGCGATGACGTGCAACTCTATCCGATTATCCGGGCAAGATTGCGGGCCATAAATGGAGAGCCGGTCAAGCGTGGGGAACGACGCAGCCGGTTCAGCGACAGCTTAAGCCGTGAGTTCAATCTCACCTATCGTGATGCGTTACTGGAAGATGAGGTAGTGGAAAAGGGTGAAGCTTTATACAAGCTGGATGGGAAAGGTAATCCTTACTTGCAGGTCTCCATTCTTGATACGGTTGCTGAGATGGGCAGTATGAGGTTGGGCGATATGCTTGACTTTAATATCCAGGGTGTACCGATAAAAGCAGAGGTGACGAGCATACGCACCAGAACCAAGTCAATGCTGTTTCCGTTTTTCTATTTCGTCTTTCCAGAGCAGTACCTCAAGGAGGCGCCCCAGACACTCTTTGCCGCAATGCACGTGGAGGAGAGTGAGATCACCAGTTTTGAGGGGGAGGTGGTGTCGCGATTCCCTAATGTCTCTATTATCAACATGGCCAGAACTGCAGAAGAGTTGGGGGAGGTGATGGGGAAGTTGTCGGGGATAGTGAATTTCTTTGCTTTCTTTTCTATCTTTGCCGGAGCCTTGATTATTATCAGTTCAGTGCTTGCTACGCGCCTGGCGCGGACCCGGGAAGCTGTGTATTACAAGATCCTGGGTGGGGGATCAAAATTTGTTATCTCAGTTTTTTTCTATGAAAATTTACTGTTGGGTTTTTTGAGTGCCTGCCTTGGCGTTGCTTTGGCCCAGGCGGGGGGTTGGGCTCTATGTCATTATCTTTTTGATATCGGGTATGAGCCAAACTGGCCTGTGTCCCTGGCTTTGGTTGGTGTTACCCTGATGATGGTGGTCGGAGTGGGAATGTTCAGCTCGATCTCCATCATCCGTCAGAAGCCTGGAATTTTTTTACGGGAGCAATCCGTTGAGTGA
- a CDS encoding ABC transporter ATP-binding protein, producing the protein MREVILEAKHLSKLYIIGDRQESVVEDISLQVGAGECVVITGSSGSGKTTLLSLLSGLDRPSSGQIVLAGRDITDLGEDQLAPVRNELTGFVFQAFHLIPSLNAYENVMFPAELKGDSGAAEKAAQLLERVGLWGRRQNFPQQLSGGEKQRVAICRALINNPKIVFADEPTGNLDSENSQAIIELLMELHREHSTTLLMATHSPEVALRADRNIRLHDGRLVVAS; encoded by the coding sequence ATGAGAGAAGTGATTCTGGAAGCGAAGCATTTGTCCAAGCTATATATCATCGGTGACAGGCAGGAATCGGTTGTCGAAGATATTTCGCTGCAGGTTGGAGCTGGTGAATGCGTAGTCATTACCGGCAGCAGTGGGAGCGGTAAGACAACCCTGCTCAGCCTCCTTTCAGGCCTTGACCGGCCCAGCAGCGGGCAGATTGTGCTGGCGGGACGCGACATAACAGATTTAGGAGAGGATCAGCTGGCGCCAGTGCGCAACGAATTGACAGGTTTTGTCTTTCAGGCTTTTCATCTGATACCTTCCTTGAATGCCTATGAAAATGTGATGTTCCCCGCCGAGCTGAAAGGTGATAGTGGTGCCGCAGAAAAGGCGGCGCAGCTGCTTGAGAGAGTCGGCCTCTGGGGCCGCAGGCAGAATTTTCCCCAGCAACTGTCGGGTGGTGAAAAACAGAGGGTTGCCATCTGCCGGGCGCTGATCAATAATCCGAAAATTGTCTTTGCCGATGAACCTACCGGTAACCTTGACTCGGAAAATTCCCAGGCAATTATAGAACTGTTGATGGAGTTGCACCGGGAACATAGCACTACCCTCTTGATGGCAACGCACAGTCCTGAGGTGGCCCTGCGTGCTGATAGAAATATCAGGCTGCACGATGGGCGACTGGTGGTTGCGTCATGA
- a CDS encoding ABC transporter ATP-binding protein: MTRATPKDSNNSQNTRWRQLLELVTPSFKVHRLRLAWGFFALVVVDFLQLVIPRITKYAVDGLAAGQTTSTDLLHLAGFILLIAAIVACLRFCWRYLIIGFSRLLERSIRNRLFSHILKMDAPFFEQHTTGDLMARSSNDLNAIQMACGMGLVAAIDASVMSVAAICFMLHIHVKLTLLALLPMPFLAFFTKMLSAKLHLRFNTVQEQFSLLTEFARSTLVSIRLIKAYTSEEFQSGRFDTLGKKYVKSNLRVAFIQGLIFPIATLMGNLGMLLVLWFGGTLVIRNEITIGDFVAFVSYLYMLIWPMMAIGWVTNLVQRGLTSLGRIRSVVTHPPTLPVVEDTGLAMVDRPSYRLNQLNFSYSGSANPALDSIDLDLGPGIHGITGRTGSGKSTLCKLLARLYPVNDGELFFDGLDVNHLPLDYLRSHIAYVGQEPILFSDSISANIALGSPDASQEDIERAARHAAIHNDIMELPNGYQTMIGERGVKLSGGQRQRLALARALICDRPLLLIDDGLSAVDVATEHEVFQGLQQRLAGKTVVIVSNRIKLLSMTDRILIFEEGRIAYAGEHEQLLQQSALYRSMYDKQTRQNLNGEPAS; the protein is encoded by the coding sequence GTGACCAGAGCGACTCCAAAAGATTCCAACAACAGTCAAAACACGCGTTGGCGACAATTACTTGAACTGGTCACTCCTTCCTTTAAAGTGCATAGGTTACGTCTGGCCTGGGGCTTTTTCGCGCTCGTCGTCGTCGATTTTCTGCAACTTGTAATTCCAAGAATCACCAAGTACGCGGTCGATGGTCTGGCTGCCGGGCAGACTACCAGCACCGATCTACTCCATCTGGCAGGGTTTATCCTCCTGATTGCCGCCATCGTTGCCTGCCTCAGATTCTGTTGGCGCTATCTGATTATCGGTTTTTCCCGTCTGCTTGAACGATCAATTCGCAACAGGCTCTTCAGCCACATTCTGAAGATGGATGCCCCCTTCTTCGAGCAGCACACCACCGGCGATTTGATGGCCAGGTCAAGTAACGACCTGAATGCCATCCAGATGGCCTGCGGCATGGGCTTGGTTGCCGCCATAGATGCTTCGGTGATGTCAGTGGCCGCCATCTGTTTTATGCTGCACATTCATGTCAAGCTCACCCTGCTGGCATTGCTACCCATGCCCTTTCTCGCCTTTTTCACCAAGATGCTCTCTGCCAAGCTGCACTTGCGCTTCAACACAGTGCAGGAACAGTTTTCATTGCTGACAGAGTTTGCACGCTCCACCCTGGTATCGATCAGACTGATCAAGGCCTACACCAGTGAAGAGTTTCAGAGCGGCCGCTTCGACACTCTTGGAAAGAAATATGTAAAGAGCAATCTACGGGTCGCATTTATCCAGGGGTTGATATTCCCCATTGCCACCCTGATGGGCAACCTCGGTATGCTGCTGGTCCTCTGGTTTGGCGGCACCCTCGTCATCCGGAATGAAATCACCATTGGTGATTTTGTTGCTTTTGTCAGCTATCTCTATATGTTGATCTGGCCAATGATGGCCATAGGCTGGGTTACTAATCTGGTGCAGCGAGGTCTTACCTCTCTGGGCAGAATTCGTTCTGTGGTCACCCACCCTCCAACACTGCCCGTGGTCGAGGATACCGGCCTGGCAATGGTGGATCGACCTTCCTACCGTTTGAACCAACTCAACTTTTCATACAGTGGCAGCGCCAACCCTGCGCTGGACAGCATCGATCTTGATCTCGGCCCGGGCATCCATGGTATTACCGGCAGAACCGGCAGTGGCAAATCGACTCTATGCAAACTTCTGGCCCGGCTCTATCCGGTCAATGACGGAGAACTTTTTTTCGATGGGCTGGACGTCAATCATCTGCCCCTGGACTATCTGCGATCCCATATAGCCTACGTCGGCCAGGAGCCGATACTGTTTTCAGACAGTATCAGCGCCAATATTGCCCTGGGATCCCCGGACGCCAGCCAGGAAGATATCGAACGTGCCGCACGCCATGCAGCCATACACAACGACATCATGGAACTTCCTAATGGGTATCAGACAATGATCGGTGAGCGTGGTGTAAAACTTTCCGGCGGGCAACGCCAGCGCCTCGCCCTGGCCAGGGCACTGATCTGCGACCGGCCCCTGTTACTCATTGACGACGGCCTCTCCGCCGTTGATGTAGCCACCGAACACGAAGTGTTCCAGGGATTGCAGCAGAGGCTGGCCGGCAAGACCGTGGTCATTGTCTCCAACCGTATCAAACTGCTCTCCATGACCGACAGGATCCTGATTTTCGAGGAAGGCAGGATCGCCTATGCCGGGGAACACGAGCAACTCCTGCAGCAGAGCGCTTTATACCGCTCGATGTACGATAAGCAGACGAGACAAAACCTGAACGGGGAGCCGGCATCATGA
- a CDS encoding ABC transporter ATP-binding protein, with protein MRNYGYDEGGPTVSMSDFKLWRRIAGYSSSHWLLFSCAVILSIGVTAATLAQPWLMQQAIDQFITDTSLEPIIRASGLSQIALYYGGLVISVFFLSFLQVVLLEYIGQSIMHYVRQDLFKHMLRLDLPFFNANPTGRLVTRLTNDIQNMHEMFTSVMVTMFNDLLRIIGILIILFMMNTRLALLLSLLVPVSLAMTILFARLARERFRAIRTQLARLNSFLSEAIAGISILQLFGRQRVTRENFEELSKGYLHRTLAQIRLFGAFMPLTELLSSAALALIIWYGGGEIIRQRLTIGELVAFISYMRLFFQPLRELSQKYSIVQSAMASAERIFQLLDTKPTLADSGTIDLMENLQGDLAFNNITFGYSADQPVLHDVSLHVQPGQTVALVGTTGSGKTTLVNLLLRFYDPQQGEITIDQRPISDFSLHRLRNIIGVVLQDVLILQDTLFTNIVMDTGLERPRVEEIMVQTGMQRFIDRLPEGLDTMIGEGGQELSTGEKQLLSFARVLCRNPHILILDEATAAIDTQSENILEEALDDVFAKRTSIIIAHRLSTIRRADQIVVMENGRAIERGNHDQLMALDGHYAKLVALDHENSVDEFSSQ; from the coding sequence ATGAGAAATTACGGCTACGACGAGGGCGGCCCCACCGTCTCAATGAGTGATTTTAAACTCTGGCGACGAATCGCAGGCTACAGTTCCAGTCACTGGCTGCTGTTTAGCTGCGCCGTCATTCTCTCCATCGGTGTCACCGCAGCAACGCTCGCCCAGCCCTGGCTGATGCAACAAGCCATAGATCAGTTCATAACAGATACCAGTCTTGAACCGATAATCCGCGCTTCGGGCCTGTCGCAAATTGCACTTTATTACGGCGGTCTGGTGATCTCGGTCTTTTTTCTCTCGTTTTTACAGGTGGTACTGCTGGAATATATCGGCCAGTCGATCATGCATTATGTAAGGCAGGATCTGTTTAAGCATATGCTGCGACTCGATCTGCCTTTTTTCAACGCCAACCCCACCGGCAGACTTGTCACGCGGTTGACCAATGATATCCAGAACATGCATGAGATGTTCACCTCCGTCATGGTCACCATGTTCAACGACCTGCTGCGGATCATCGGCATTTTAATCATCCTGTTCATGATGAACACCAGGTTAGCCCTATTGCTCTCCCTGCTGGTGCCTGTCTCGTTGGCCATGACCATCCTTTTTGCCCGGCTCGCCCGTGAACGGTTCCGGGCTATCAGGACCCAGCTTGCCCGACTCAACTCCTTTCTCTCTGAAGCCATTGCAGGCATCTCCATCCTCCAGCTCTTTGGCAGGCAACGGGTTACCAGGGAAAACTTTGAAGAGTTGAGTAAAGGATATTTACACCGAACACTTGCCCAGATCAGACTGTTTGGTGCCTTCATGCCACTCACCGAGCTCCTGAGTTCCGCTGCCCTGGCGCTCATTATCTGGTATGGCGGCGGTGAAATCATTCGTCAGCGACTGACCATCGGTGAACTGGTTGCCTTTATCTCGTATATGCGACTCTTCTTCCAGCCGTTGCGAGAACTCAGTCAGAAATATTCCATTGTTCAATCCGCCATGGCATCGGCAGAACGGATATTCCAGCTTCTTGATACCAAACCGACCCTTGCGGACAGTGGTACGATTGACCTCATGGAAAACCTGCAAGGTGACCTTGCCTTTAATAACATCACCTTTGGCTACAGCGCCGACCAGCCTGTACTGCACGATGTCTCCCTGCATGTTCAACCCGGGCAGACGGTGGCCCTGGTCGGCACCACCGGCTCGGGCAAAACCACCCTGGTCAACCTGCTGCTACGTTTTTATGACCCTCAACAAGGTGAAATCACCATTGATCAGCGCCCGATTTCCGACTTCAGCCTTCACCGGCTTCGCAACATTATCGGTGTCGTGCTGCAGGATGTACTTATCCTGCAGGATACTCTTTTTACAAATATCGTAATGGATACAGGGCTTGAAAGACCCAGGGTCGAGGAGATCATGGTCCAGACAGGCATGCAGCGCTTTATTGATCGTCTCCCTGAGGGACTTGACACCATGATAGGCGAAGGCGGTCAGGAACTCTCGACCGGAGAAAAGCAGTTACTATCTTTCGCCAGGGTTCTCTGCAGAAATCCGCATATCCTGATCCTCGATGAAGCCACCGCAGCGATAGACACCCAATCGGAAAACATCCTGGAAGAAGCACTTGATGATGTTTTCGCCAAACGTACCTCGATCATCATCGCCCATCGGCTATCCACCATCCGCCGGGCGGACCAGATTGTAGTCATGGAGAATGGCCGTGCTATTGAACGTGGCAACCATGACCAGCTCATGGCTCTCGATGGCCATTACGCAAAACTGGTTGCCCTGGACCATGAAAACAGTGTTGACGAATTTTCATCCCAATAG